From the genome of Spinacia oleracea cultivar Varoflay chromosome 2, BTI_SOV_V1, whole genome shotgun sequence, one region includes:
- the LOC110795815 gene encoding uncharacterized protein, whose protein sequence is MENTINPDTKRPYSITMIERLMHDIHFAVDPYNSSKKQALDVIHRLVKKFPIKRSPMRLRLTVGEKNFSTILEKLGTWNGEIVTMDESGTQFSVDDQKMAARLANTMCNSLKGRPALGRIFQGKEPPQFVAIFSLWLC, encoded by the exons ATGGAAAACACCATTAATCCTGACACGAAACGCCCTTACTCGATAACTATGATCGAACGTTTGATGCATGACATCCATTTTGCTGTTGATCCTTATAACAGTTCCAAAAAGCAG GCACTAGATGTTATTCACCGGCTTGTAAAGAAATTTCCCATCAAAAGATCTCCAATGAGACTTCGACTTACTGTTGGTGAGAAGAATTTTTCCACTATATTGGAGAAGCTAGGCACTTGGAATGGTGAGATTGTGACTATGGATGAATCTGGAACTCAATTTTCAGTT GATGACCAGAAGATGGCAGCAAGGTTGGCTAACACAATGTGCAATTCACTTAAAGGAAGACCTGCCCTG GGTCGTATTTTCCAAGGAAAGGAGCCACCTCAATTTGTTGCTATATTTAGCCTATGGTTGTGCTAA